The stretch of DNA TAAAATAAAGCAAATGTCAACCAATAATTTTGCACCACACAAAAAATAAAGCCATTTTTCAGGTTTTTTATGCCCATAGGTTTATATACAATCTGAAGCTAAAGTTTTTATTCCTAATCATACATACCATACTATAAAGATGTATAAAATTAAACCAACTTACGAATTTTTATATACAAAAAATTGATTTTTAACATTATATCTAACGCTGGAAGGTGTATTAGTGAAATTTAACAATGTAACGCCTGATTCATATATAGTAGAGAAAAAAATGCCAACAAGTCAAAACGGGCCTAAAAAAGAAGCCAAAGTTGTTGTCCTGCAGTCAGTTGGCTATCCATTCCTATGTAATCTGGTTGAAAGCCCAAAGATAGAGATAGTTAATAAAGAACTTTTTGAACTCTATGCAAGGGAACAATGGGAAGGTTATGAAGTTTGCGAAGGCTCTTTTCTCTTTGATCAAAAATTATTACCGGATTACGCATTTAAAATAATAAAGGCCCATCCAAATAATTCCAAAATAACTGAAAATACCTCAATATTCCTTATGGAAAATGAAGAAAATGAGGAAATCAAAAAAATAGAAACCAACGTCAAAATGGATGATGTAATTGGCCAGGAACGTGCAAAAACAAAATGTAAGATAATAATGAAATACCTGCAGGAGCCTGAGAAATTTAAAGAATGGGCACCTCGAAATGTATTATTCTATGGGCAACCAGGAACAGGGAAAACAATGCTTGCAAAATCCCTCTCCAACGAGCTTAAGGTTCCATTATTCCTTATAAAAGCCACAAGGCTTATAGGAGAACATGTTGGGGATGGCGCAAGGCAAATACACGAGCTTTTTGAAGCTGCATCCCAATCATCCCCTTCAGTCATATTTATAGATGAAATGGATGCTATTGGACTAGATAGAAAATACCAGTCCCTTCGTGGAGACGTTTCAGAGGTTGTAAATGCATTACTCACCGAAATGGATGGAATAGACCAGAATTACGGTGTAGTAACCATAGGTGCGACAAACAATCCCCATCTGCTTGATTTTGCAATAAGGAGCCGTTTTGAAGAAGAAATAGAATTTGAAATCCCAAATAAAGACCAGAGACAAAGCATGCTCGAAAATTATATAAAAACCATGCCTGTTGAAATGAAAGTAGACGTCAAAAGGCTGGCAAATGTGAGTAAAGGTATGTCTGGAAGGGATATAAAAGAGAGGTTGTTAAAAACAGCACTCCATAAAGCAATTTCTGAAGATACCGATTCTGTAACATGGGACCATGTAGAATATGCTCTGAATTTATATAAAAACGAAAAAAATGAACCAAAACACATGTTCGCTTAATTAGATAAAATTTAAAGAATGTTTTTAACGCACAAACATTCTAATCTTCCTTATTTTTAAATAAATATTTGCATATTTTATCTCAGGCATCCCAAAATTCAACTATAGAATCCAAATATTGATAAACATAATCATATCATATTGGATACAGTGTAATCAAGGATGTTCAATTATGAAAATGCGTGAAATACTAATAGATTCAGCAAAATATCCATTACTAAATTTAAAATCACTTTTTTCACTTGGATTTTTGATTTTAATTGGCAGTTTTTTGTTGAGCAGATATTTTGATTCTAACCAGCTTTTCGGATACAAACTAGGTATCACTGGCACAATAATTATTATTTTACTGAGTTTTTTGTTATTAGCTATTACAACTATATTGGAATCAGGTTACACTTTTAAAATTATCGAAAAAAGCTTAACTGGGGCTAAAAAGCCTCCCAAATTAAATAATTTCATCTCTATGTTTAAACATGGGATTAATGAAATAATTATAGCAATTATATATTTTTTAATACCGCTTATTATTTTCATTGTGATTTTAGATGCAGTATTTACTCAAATAAACTTTGGACTACCATCATTTCCCGAAAATATCGTAATTATGCTTATAATCCTTTTAGCATTCTTATTATTCATTTTTGATGTATTATTTACTGTAGCAATACCCCATATGGCCTTTAAAGGAGGTTCATTCGTAGAAGCATTTAAATTGATCGAAATATCTAAAAAAATTAAGCAGATAGGTTTAAAAAAACTATTAGTTGGATATATAATTGTAATTTTAGGATTAGTGGCAGTTGGATGGCCAATACTGCAAGAAATAATAGAATCCGCAAATATATTTGGTTTTGTAATTGCAGAGCTCATAATTGCCCCTTATATCCTGATATTTTATGCAAGATTTACTGCGCTCATATATAACTCCCATCTTTCTCAAAACAAGGATTAAATACATTATTTTGCTTATTAAACATCTAATTAAAAAAATGATCATTTCAATATGGAAAATATCTATGTTTCTTATCAATTGGTTCTAATTTTTTAAGGATATTTTTAAAAACCGAAAAGCATATATAACAATCGTTATATAACAATTGTTACTATAATTGAAGATAATTACCCATTTTCAAAAGCATCAGTTTTTACAGGTTATTTAAATGAATAATAAATGATTAAATAGATTTATACCAATAAATGAGGCAAAATATGAAGTTTAACACGAAATCAGTCCATTCTGGAAGGCAGCCGTGTCCAGCAACAGGCGCAATCTCCACTCCAATATGGCAGACTTCCAATTTCATCTTTGATGACTTAGGGAAGCCTAAAGAACATGATTACACCAGGACAAGTAATCCAACAAGAAAAGCTCTGGAAGATGCACTTGCAGCACTGGAAGGAGGCAATGCAGGATTTGCATTTGCAAGCGGGATGGCTGCAATTACAACTGCCATACACTTCCTGAAAGCAGGAGATCATGTAATAGTTTGTGATGATTGTTATGGTGGGACTTATAGGCTCTTTTCAGAAATAATGACCAAATTTGGGCTCGAATTTACATTTTTAAGGCTTGATAATGAAGAAAAAATTCTAGATGCAGTTAAACCTAATACTAAACTGATATGGACTGAAACTCCATCAAACCCATTACTCAATATTACTGATCTTGAAATGATTTCAAAAATTGCAAAAGAACATGATATACTTACACTTACAGATAACACCTTTTCAAGTCCTTATTTCCTAAGGCCTATTGAGTTTGGAATCGATCTTGTACTGCACTCCACGACAAAATACGTAAACGGGCACTGTGATGTAATTGGAGGCGCAATAGTTACTACAACAGATAAACTGGCAGAAGATGTCCATTTCCAGCTAAATGGGCTTGGAACAGGTGAAGCACCTTTTGATGCATGGCTTGTTCTAAGAGGGTTGAAAACACTGCCCCTTAGAATGGAAAAACATGCCTCAAATGCCATAGCAGTTGCTGAATATTTGCAGGACCATCCAAAAGTTAGCAAAGTCTTTTATCCAGGACTTCCCTCCCATAAAGGACATGAAATTGCTAAAAGACAGATGAAAGGATTCGGAGGAGTTGTATCATTTAAAACTAATTCTAACATAGGGACCTTTTTAAGAGGCCTTAACCTGTTTGCACTTGCTGAATCACTTGGTGGGGCAGATTCGCTTGTTGAACATGCCGCTTCAATGAGCCACGCTTCAATGGGCGAAGAAGGGCGTAAAAATGCAGGAATTACAGATGACCTAATCAGATTGTCTATTGGACTTGAAGATACAGATGATTTAATTGAAGATCTAGATAAAGCACTTTCAAGAGCTTAACAATTTCAAACAGTGAAAATAAAAACACTTTTAATTTTTCTTAATTTACTTTTTATATTTAGAATTCCAAATATAAGCCCACTAATAAATTTAAATTGTTCTTTTAATTTAAAATTCAGAACAAATTTTAAATTTCATAAATATCCTAACTTAAATGAAAAACAATCAATCAGTATCTAAATTAATTTCTTTAAATTAATAGTAATTTTGATTAAAGCCCATAAAATAGTTAATATTGCAAAATAAAGATTATGAAAGTGAATATTCAATTATAACAAATTATTTTTAAAACTGGAGGAATTTTAATGGATTATGATCTTATAATTGTAAGATATGGGGAAATTGGTGTTAAAAGCCCTAAAGTAAGGCGCAGGTTTGAAAACAAGCTCATATCTAATATAAAACGTAAATTAAAATGTGAAATAGATATAAACCAGGGCAGGGTATTTCTATATCCTGAAAATTTTAATGAAGCATGCGAAGTATTGAGTAAAACAATGGGTGTAGTATCATTCAGCCCGGCAGTATCTACAGAGACTGATTTTAACATTATTGAAGAAACCGTCAACGAATATGTGGAAAATTTAATATCTGAAGGTTCATTTTCAAAAGAAAACTCATTTGCAATAAGATGCAGAAGAGTAGGAACACATGAATTTTCAAGCCATGAAATGGCAGGGTTCTGCGGTTCAGTGGTGGTTAAAGCTACAGGTGCACCTGTCAATTTAAGTAACCCTGACTTCGAGCTTTTTGTGGAAGTTAGAGATAACAAAACTTATATTTACCATGAAAAGATTCAAGGAATAGGCGGTCTTCCTATTGGAACCCAGGGTAAAGTTATTGCACTTTTATCAGGAGGTATTGATTCTCCAGTTGCAGCATTTTTAATGATGAAAAGGGGTGTTGAAGTTATAGCGCTCCATTTCAACAACTACCCCTACACTGGAAAATCCAATGAAAAAGTGCTTAAAATTGTTGACAAGCTCAATGAATACTCACCAACACCCATTAAATTTTACGCAGCAGGATACGGAGAATACCTCAAAAAATGCATTGAAGACGCGCCCATTCGTTTAACATGCGTCCTGTGTAAAAGCGGTATGTACAGAATCGCTGAAGAAATCGCTGAAAAAGAAGGTGCCCTTGCAATCGTTGATGGAAGCAGTTTAGGGCAGGTTGCATCACAGACCCTGCCAAACATACTTGCAACAAGGTATCCAACTAGCATGCCTGTTTTAAGCCCTTTAATCGGGATGGATAAAATCGAAATTGAAGAGATAGGTAAAAAAATAGGCACCCTTGATATTTCTATACTTCCAGCACCAGAATGTACAGCAGTTCCACAGTACCCTGAAACAAATGCAAAACTGGATAAAGTTATAGAAGTACTTGAGGAAATTGATTTTGACGCGGAAGTTAAAAAGATTGTTTCTTCACTTGAAGATGGGGAATCTTAATAATAAACTATTAAATTCCCTATAAAATTTATTTCTTTTTTTATAATATTACTGATTTAAATCACCCCAATCATCTATTCTTAAGCTAAAACCCCATCACAATACTTATATGTAACGATTGTTATATAACTATTGTTAAGAAAAAATGAAGGTATTAAAAATGGAAATATTTGCAAAAATATCTGAAAAAGATGTAACAAAGGCAATTGTAGAAGGATTTGCCGAAGAATTTATAGAATATATTGAAAGTGACGTAATTATCGTTGGTGCAGGCCCAAGTGGACTTGTAGCTGCTAAAAAACTCGCAGAAAACGGCGTTAAAACACTTATAATCGAAAGCAACAATTATCTCGGAGGAGGTTTCTGGATAGGTGGTTACCTCATGAACAAGCTAACAGTAAGAGCACCTGGTCAAAAAATCTTTGACGAAATAGGAGTGCCCTACAAAGAGGTAAAAGAAGGATTGTTCGTTGCAGACGGGCCACATGCATGTTCAAAATTAATAGCAAGTGCAATGGATGCCGGAGCCAAAGTAATCAACATGACCAAGTTTGATGATGTTGTTGTTCGTGAAGGACGTGTCAGCGGTACCGTTATAAACTGGACACCAGTTTCTGCACTTCCAAGGGCAATAACCTGTGTTGACCCTGTCGCAATTGAATCCAAAATTGTAATAGATGCAACTGGACACGATGCAGTAGTTGTAAAATCATTAGAAGAGCGTGGACTTGTAGATATAGCCGGATTCGAGGGAATGTGGGTGGAAAAATCAGAAGATGCAATCATCGAACACACAAAAGAAGTTTATCCCGGACTGTATGTAACTGGTATGTCTGTTGCAACCACATTTGGCCAACCAAGAATGGGCCCTACATTCGGAGGAATGCTTCTATCAGGTGAAAAAGTTGCTGAATTGATTATAAAAAATCTAAAAGGTAATAAAAACACCAAAACAAGTGAAACAGCGGCTATCAGCAAATAAATTGAACATATGTGGTTTAACACCATTAATTTATTTTTTAAATCATATAAATCAAAATATAAAATCTTATTTTTACAATAATCTGGTTGATATTATAGCAGCTAAAATCATAGCAGTTTGCACAAGTGAAAAGAAACAAACAAAGAAAATAAACATTGTAGATGCATGTCTATAAAAGAACATCCCATCCACTTTACAATAATCTGGTTGATATCATGGCAGCTAAAATCATAGCAGTTTGCACAAGTGAAAAGAAAGAGACGAAAAAAATAAATGTTGGAGATGCATGTCTTAAGGAGAACTACGGTATTGCTGGTGATGCTCACAGCAGCCAATATACACACAGGCAGATCAGCTTACTTGCAGTTGAAAGTATCAGTAAAATGAGAGACATGGGGTTGAATGTGAATCCTGGAGATTTTGCTGAAAACTTAACTACTGAAGGAATTGATCTTGTGTCCTTACCAGTAGGTGCAAACATATCTATAGGGGAAAAAGTAGTTCTTGAAATAACTCAAATCGGTAAGGAATGCCATACCCGCTGCGCCATTTATTATCAAGCTGGCGACTGCATAATGCCAAAAGAAGGTATTTTTGCAAGGGTATTAACTGGTGGAAGGGTCAAAATAATGGATAAAATAGAAATAATTTGAAATAGGAAAAGTTTCTATTTGCCGCAGGAGCAAATATCCTTACATCTATCTTCAGGTTTCTTTTCTCCCATCTTTTCCTTGTAATTATCGATTGCAGCGTGTAATGCATCTGCAGCAAGATTTGAACAGTGCATTTTAACTGGTGGAAGGCCTTCAAGTTCATCTGCAACATCATTTCTTGTAATTGCCAGGGCTTCTTCGATTGTTTTTCCTACTGCCATTTCAGTTATCATACTGCTTGTTGCAATAGCTGCCCCACACCCAAATGTTTTGAATTTAACATCTTCAATGACATTGTCTTTGACTTTAATATAAATAGTCATTAAATCTCCGCAAGTAGGGTTTCCTACGGTTCCAACACCATCTGCATCTTCTATTTCACCAACATTTCTTGGATTTTGAAAATGGTCCATTACCTTATCACTATACATATAATCAACCTCTAATACACATAAATTAATTATTCTCTCCTTTCTGCCCCAGGTATCGCACACCAAAGAGGAGAAAGTTTTCTAAGGGTCTCAACTACTTCTTTAACTGCAGTTATAACATAATCTACTTCTTCTTCTGTATTTTCTTTTCCAAGTGTTAAACGTAGAGATCCATGTGCTTCAACATGTTCTAAACCAAGTGCTATTAAAACATGCGATGGTTCTAGACTCTTTGAAGAACATGCAGAACCAGTTGAAGCAGCTACTCCTTTTGAATCAAGGTGCAATACCAATGATTCACCTTCAATACCTGTAAATCTTAAATTTACGTTGTTTGGAAGCCTTTTTGTTCTGTGTCCATCCAGGTAAGATTGTTCTATTGAATTCAGTATTCCATCTATTAATTTGTCCCTTAAATTTGTTATATATTTCGCATCTTCCAGCAGGTTTTTTTCTGCAAGTTCGCACGCTTTACCAAGCCCAACGATTCCTGAAACGTTTTCTGTCCCTGGCCTTAATCCTTTTTCATGTCCTCCCCCATGAATTATAGGTTCTAATCTAACTCCTTTTTTAACATATAATGCTCCAATTCCCTTTGGGCCGTAAACTTTATGCGCTGAAAGCGACAGCATGTCGACATTCATCTCTTCCACGTTCACTGGAATTTTACCAATAGTCTGTACAGCATCCGTGTGAAAATAAATTTTATTTTCCCTTGCTATTTTACCAATTTCTGCTATTGGCTGGATGGTTCCAATTTCATTGTTGGCGTGCATGATTGTAATAAGAATGGTTTTGTCAGTTATTGCATCTTCCAGATCAGATACTCGAACAATACCTTCTTCGTAAACAGGGAGATATGTAACTTCAAAGCCATTTTTTTCCAAATATTTGCATGTTTCCCTTACTGCAGGGTGTTCTATAGCACTTGTAATTATGTGATTTCCCTTATTTTTCAGGCGGTATACAGTACCTTTAATTGCGATATTATCTGATTCAGTACCTCCGCTTGTAAAAATAACTTCTTCAGGCTTTGCTCCTATTAAAGAAGCAACCTGTTCCCTTGCAGCTTCCATAGCTTTTCTTGCGTCCCTACCCAGCGAGTATAGCGTAGATGCATTTCCAAAATTATCAACAAAATAGGGCTTCATTGCCTCAAATACTTCTGGATCAACTGGTGATGTAGCTGAATGATCCATATAAATCATTATTTCACCTCAATTTTTTTTAAAATACTGCGTATTTCCTAACCTCGTATTTATTACAAATCAAGTTAAGTATAATATGAACGCTTTGTGATGATCAACCTTTTTAAAATCATAATCCTCAAAATGTAAGGTTTTGTAAGGTCATACTATTGTAAATTACTTAATTATTATATGAAATTTAATTATGTTAAATTTTTTTAATCAGTCCCGGGCCATCAACGTACTGATATGATCAGTTGTTATAATTCCAATGACCCTTTTACCCCCATCAACTACTGGAAGAGAAGATATATTATATTTTTTCATTTTCTCAGCTGCAAGTTCTATGTATTCTTCGGGACAAGCCGTTATGACATTTTTTGTCATTATTTCATCTAATTTACTGCATTTTAAAGCAACTGCCTTAGATATATCCCATGCCGTTACTATACCTATTAACCTGTTATCATCTGCTATAACTGGCAGGTGTGTAACCTTTTCATCAAGCATCAATTTAGCTGCTTCATCTATACTTGCTTCTTCGCTTATCTTAGCAGTCATAGGAGTCATAACATCTCCAACAAGAATTTCAGAAAGGAAACCATTTATTATATAGTTTAACTGACCTGCCTCTAAAAGGAAAGCATCATGCCCATATGGGGATTTAATCTCATGATAGTTTACATCTATGTCATTTGCAGTTAGAGCCATTACTATTTCTTTTGATTGTTCCGGCGGGTAAAGCCAATCAGAATCTACTGAAATAACCAGGAATTTAGCTTTTACATCCTTAAACCCTTCAGCCAACGACCCATTTGCAGTTAAATCAAAATAATCCATGGCCTTTGTTACGTAAAGATAGGTGTTTGCATCAAATCTTTTAACAAATGAGTTACCCTGATAATGGAGATAGCTTTCTACCTGAAAATCCATTGAAAAATCGAATCCATATTTTTCCTTATCCTGAAGTCTTCTACCAAACTTCTGATACATTGATTCATAACTGAGATATGTAATGTGTCCTATCATCCTTGCAAGACTTAAACCTTCTTTTGGTACTTCTCCAGAATAATAAGAGCCGTCATTCCAATTTGGATCGGATACTATAGCCTGCCTGCCTACCTCATTAAAAGCAATTTGCTGTGGGGCAGAACGGGCTGCCGTAGCTATAGGAATAGCCAGTTTAATCATGTCAGGATAAGAAATACACCACTGCAGTACCTGCATCCCCCCCATTGATCCACCTACAACTGCAAAAAGTTGATTGATTCCAAGATGATCTATCAATTTTTTCTGGGCTTTTACCATGTCTGAAAGGGTAATAATTGGAAATTCAAGCCCATAATGCTTTCCAGTTTCAGGATTAATAGATGAAGGACCGGTTGAACCTTTACAACCTCCAATGACATTAGAACAGATAATAAAGTATTTTTCCGTATCCAAACATTTTCCAGGCCCTATTATGATATCCCACCAGCCCGGCTTCTTATCTCCTTCATGCCACCCTGCAGCATGGGCATCTCCGGAAAGTGCATGGCAAATAAGGACAGCATTACTCTTCTCTTTGTTCAATTTACCATAGGTTTCGTATGCTACCGTAACTTCTTTAAGCCTGCTTCCACCTTCCAGAATTAAATCATCTGGAAAAGTGAAATACTGTGTTTCAACAAGCCCAACTGATTCTTTTTTCATTTTCTTAAATCCCATAATATTTGTATGTCCAAATGATATTAAATCAATTTGGACAATTAAAATCGCTTAATTTATATTTTAGATAATGCTTGATCTATGTCCTCTATGATATCTTCAACATTTTCAAGGCCAATAGATAACCTTACAAAGTCTTCAGTAACTCCCGTGCATTCCTGTTCTTCTTTTGTAAGCTGCTGGTGGGTTGTTGATGCTGGATGTATAACCAAGCTCTTTGCATCACCAATGTTTGCAAGGTGAGAGAATAACTCCACATTTTCTATGAATTTTATACCTGCTTCTAACCCTCCTTTAACACCGAAGCCAACTAATCCACCATAGCCTTGTTTTAAGTATTTACTTGCTATTTTATGGTTTACATTATCTTCAAGTCCAGGATAATTGACCCATGCAACTTTTGGATGTTTTTGGAGGTGTTTTGCAACAGCAAGTGCATTTTCCGCGTGTTTTTTAACCCTCAATTCAAGTGTTTCAAGTCCTTGAAGGAACTGAAACGCGTTGAAGGGACTTAAGGTGGGTCCTAAATCTCTTAAAAGTAAAACCCTTGCCCTGATTGTAAATGCAATGTTACCAAGTTCAGGGAAGTCACCAAATGTTTCCCAATATTTAAGTCCATGATAACTTGGGTCCGGTTCAGTAAACTGTGGGAACTTACCATTACCCCAGTTAAAGTTGCCGGAGTCCACTATAACACCCCCAATTGAGGTCCCATGTCCCCCCACATATTTAGTGGCAGATAAAACAACTACATCTGCACCATGTTCTATTGGCCTTAAAAGACCCACTGCCGCCGTATTATCCACTATTAACGGAATTCCTGCTTCATGAGCTATTTCAGCCAGAACTTCAAAATCAGGGACATCTAATTTTGGGTTTCCAAGTGATTCCACATATATTGCCTTAGTTTTTTCATCTATGGCTTTTTTGAATTCTTCAGGTTTGGTAGAGTCAACAAATTTTACAGTTCGCCCCAGATCAGGGAATGTGTAGTTTAATAATTCATATGTTCCACCGTAAAGGTTGTCTCCAGATACTATATTATCCCCTAACTTAGTAGCATTTAAAAGGGCAATAAATATTGCAGAAAGTCCTGATGAAACTGAAAGCGCTGTATGGCCCCCTTCTATTGCGGCT from Methanobacterium veterum encodes:
- a CDS encoding sulfide-dependent adenosine diphosphate thiazole synthase, translated to MEIFAKISEKDVTKAIVEGFAEEFIEYIESDVIIVGAGPSGLVAAKKLAENGVKTLIIESNNYLGGGFWIGGYLMNKLTVRAPGQKIFDEIGVPYKEVKEGLFVADGPHACSKLIASAMDAGAKVINMTKFDDVVVREGRVSGTVINWTPVSALPRAITCVDPVAIESKIVIDATGHDAVVVKSLEERGLVDIAGFEGMWVEKSEDAIIEHTKEVYPGLYVTGMSVATTFGQPRMGPTFGGMLLSGEKVAELIIKNLKGNKNTKTSETAAISK
- the nifS gene encoding cysteine desulfurase NifS, whose translation is MYMDHSATSPVDPEVFEAMKPYFVDNFGNASTLYSLGRDARKAMEAAREQVASLIGAKPEEVIFTSGGTESDNIAIKGTVYRLKNKGNHIITSAIEHPAVRETCKYLEKNGFEVTYLPVYEEGIVRVSDLEDAITDKTILITIMHANNEIGTIQPIAEIGKIARENKIYFHTDAVQTIGKIPVNVEEMNVDMLSLSAHKVYGPKGIGALYVKKGVRLEPIIHGGGHEKGLRPGTENVSGIVGLGKACELAEKNLLEDAKYITNLRDKLIDGILNSIEQSYLDGHRTKRLPNNVNLRFTGIEGESLVLHLDSKGVAASTGSACSSKSLEPSHVLIALGLEHVEAHGSLRLTLGKENTEEEVDYVITAVKEVVETLRKLSPLWCAIPGAERRE
- a CDS encoding O-acetylhomoserine aminocarboxypropyltransferase/cysteine synthase family protein, whose product is MTEEKKKERGLSTLGLHVGQEEPDPATGSRAVPIYLTSSYVFKDTEHAANLFGLKEFGNIYTRIMNPTNDVFEKRIAAIEGGHTALSVSSGLSAIFIALLNATKLGDNIVSGDNLYGGTYELLNYTFPDLGRTVKFVDSTKPEEFKKAIDEKTKAIYVESLGNPKLDVPDFEVLAEIAHEAGIPLIVDNTAAVGLLRPIEHGADVVVLSATKYVGGHGTSIGGVIVDSGNFNWGNGKFPQFTEPDPSYHGLKYWETFGDFPELGNIAFTIRARVLLLRDLGPTLSPFNAFQFLQGLETLELRVKKHAENALAVAKHLQKHPKVAWVNYPGLEDNVNHKIASKYLKQGYGGLVGFGVKGGLEAGIKFIENVELFSHLANIGDAKSLVIHPASTTHQQLTKEEQECTGVTEDFVRLSIGLENVEDIIEDIDQALSKI
- the metX gene encoding homoserine O-acetyltransferase MetX, which produces MKKESVGLVETQYFTFPDDLILEGGSRLKEVTVAYETYGKLNKEKSNAVLICHALSGDAHAAGWHEGDKKPGWWDIIIGPGKCLDTEKYFIICSNVIGGCKGSTGPSSINPETGKHYGLEFPIITLSDMVKAQKKLIDHLGINQLFAVVGGSMGGMQVLQWCISYPDMIKLAIPIATAARSAPQQIAFNEVGRQAIVSDPNWNDGSYYSGEVPKEGLSLARMIGHITYLSYESMYQKFGRRLQDKEKYGFDFSMDFQVESYLHYQGNSFVKRFDANTYLYVTKAMDYFDLTANGSLAEGFKDVKAKFLVISVDSDWLYPPEQSKEIVMALTANDIDVNYHEIKSPYGHDAFLLEAGQLNYIINGFLSEILVGDVMTPMTAKISEEASIDEAAKLMLDEKVTHLPVIADDNRLIGIVTAWDISKAVALKCSKLDEIMTKNVITACPEEYIELAAEKMKKYNISSLPVVDGGKRVIGIITTDHISTLMARD
- a CDS encoding AAA family ATPase; this encodes MKFNNVTPDSYIVEKKMPTSQNGPKKEAKVVVLQSVGYPFLCNLVESPKIEIVNKELFELYAREQWEGYEVCEGSFLFDQKLLPDYAFKIIKAHPNNSKITENTSIFLMENEENEEIKKIETNVKMDDVIGQERAKTKCKIIMKYLQEPEKFKEWAPRNVLFYGQPGTGKTMLAKSLSNELKVPLFLIKATRLIGEHVGDGARQIHELFEAASQSSPSVIFIDEMDAIGLDRKYQSLRGDVSEVVNALLTEMDGIDQNYGVVTIGATNNPHLLDFAIRSRFEEEIEFEIPNKDQRQSMLENYIKTMPVEMKVDVKRLANVSKGMSGRDIKERLLKTALHKAISEDTDSVTWDHVEYALNLYKNEKNEPKHMFA
- a CDS encoding DUF4013 domain-containing protein, producing the protein MKMREILIDSAKYPLLNLKSLFSLGFLILIGSFLLSRYFDSNQLFGYKLGITGTIIIILLSFLLLAITTILESGYTFKIIEKSLTGAKKPPKLNNFISMFKHGINEIIIAIIYFLIPLIIFIVILDAVFTQINFGLPSFPENIVIMLIILLAFLLFIFDVLFTVAIPHMAFKGGSFVEAFKLIEISKKIKQIGLKKLLVGYIIVILGLVAVGWPILQEIIESANIFGFVIAELIIAPYILIFYARFTALIYNSHLSQNKD
- the thiI gene encoding tRNA uracil 4-sulfurtransferase ThiI, coding for MDYDLIIVRYGEIGVKSPKVRRRFENKLISNIKRKLKCEIDINQGRVFLYPENFNEACEVLSKTMGVVSFSPAVSTETDFNIIEETVNEYVENLISEGSFSKENSFAIRCRRVGTHEFSSHEMAGFCGSVVVKATGAPVNLSNPDFELFVEVRDNKTYIYHEKIQGIGGLPIGTQGKVIALLSGGIDSPVAAFLMMKRGVEVIALHFNNYPYTGKSNEKVLKIVDKLNEYSPTPIKFYAAGYGEYLKKCIEDAPIRLTCVLCKSGMYRIAEEIAEKEGALAIVDGSSLGQVASQTLPNILATRYPTSMPVLSPLIGMDKIEIEEIGKKIGTLDISILPAPECTAVPQYPETNAKLDKVIEVLEEIDFDAEVKKIVSSLEDGES
- the nifU gene encoding Fe-S cluster assembly scaffold protein NifU, translated to MYSDKVMDHFQNPRNVGEIEDADGVGTVGNPTCGDLMTIYIKVKDNVIEDVKFKTFGCGAAIATSSMITEMAVGKTIEEALAITRNDVADELEGLPPVKMHCSNLAADALHAAIDNYKEKMGEKKPEDRCKDICSCGK
- a CDS encoding MOSC domain-containing protein, whose amino-acid sequence is MAAKIIAVCTSEKKETKKINVGDACLKENYGIAGDAHSSQYTHRQISLLAVESISKMRDMGLNVNPGDFAENLTTEGIDLVSLPVGANISIGEKVVLEITQIGKECHTRCAIYYQAGDCIMPKEGIFARVLTGGRVKIMDKIEII
- a CDS encoding trans-sulfuration enzyme family protein encodes the protein MKFNTKSVHSGRQPCPATGAISTPIWQTSNFIFDDLGKPKEHDYTRTSNPTRKALEDALAALEGGNAGFAFASGMAAITTAIHFLKAGDHVIVCDDCYGGTYRLFSEIMTKFGLEFTFLRLDNEEKILDAVKPNTKLIWTETPSNPLLNITDLEMISKIAKEHDILTLTDNTFSSPYFLRPIEFGIDLVLHSTTKYVNGHCDVIGGAIVTTTDKLAEDVHFQLNGLGTGEAPFDAWLVLRGLKTLPLRMEKHASNAIAVAEYLQDHPKVSKVFYPGLPSHKGHEIAKRQMKGFGGVVSFKTNSNIGTFLRGLNLFALAESLGGADSLVEHAASMSHASMGEEGRKNAGITDDLIRLSIGLEDTDDLIEDLDKALSRA